From the genome of Mycoplasma anserisalpingitidis, one region includes:
- a CDS encoding HAD-IIB family hydrolase has product MNIKKPKIIFIDLDGTSLDIKDSMHSNFSDENIKAINEVSKEIPIIVSTGRGYNSETLRILETINATNYILWNGAKIFINHKEVISKKIEHQAVKNLLEDIAKNKVFAVFNSDLKKSFTKSIIFKIVDVFKGFKNNLDYLESVPFDTFKILVFALSKKKLRKLQKQWSEKYEGILEVSFSGKQNNLMEITSFNASKGLSEKQYCEMFGIDTKDAMHIGDSMNDASAKELLGTVVAMRNSSELFKNVADITLDFDYKNAGLARFIRQFINKN; this is encoded by the coding sequence ATGAATATTAAAAAACCTAAAATTATTTTTATTGATCTTGATGGTACTTCATTAGATATAAAAGACTCAATGCATTCAAATTTTAGTGATGAAAATATAAAGGCTATTAATGAAGTATCAAAAGAAATACCTATTATTGTTTCAACTGGTAGAGGTTACAATAGTGAAACGTTAAGAATTTTAGAAACTATTAATGCTACTAATTATATTCTTTGAAACGGAGCAAAAATTTTTATAAACCATAAAGAAGTGATTTCTAAGAAAATAGAACATCAAGCTGTCAAAAATCTACTTGAAGATATTGCTAAAAACAAAGTTTTTGCGGTTTTTAATTCCGACTTAAAGAAAAGTTTCACTAAATCAATAATTTTTAAAATTGTTGATGTATTTAAGGGATTTAAGAATAATTTAGACTATCTTGAGTCAGTTCCTTTCGATACTTTTAAAATTTTAGTTTTTGCGTTATCTAAGAAAAAACTAAGAAAATTACAAAAGCAATGGTCTGAAAAATATGAAGGTATTTTAGAAGTTTCTTTCAGTGGTAAACAAAATAACTTAATGGAAATCACTTCATTTAATGCAAGTAAGGGACTTTCTGAAAAACAGTATTGTGAAATGTTCGGAATCGATACAAAAGATGCAATGCACATTGGTGATTCAATGAACGATGCATCAGCAAAAGAATTGCTCGGTACAGTTGTTGCAATGAGAAACTCGTCAGAATTATTCAAAAATGTTGCAGATATAACATTAGATTTTGATTATAAAAATGCTGGATTAGCCAGATTTATAAGACAATTCATAAATAAAAATTAA
- the tsaD gene encoding tRNA (adenosine(37)-N6)-threonylcarbamoyltransferase complex transferase subunit TsaD, with protein MKILGIETSHDDTSIAILEDGKIIDMMTISQIDIFKEFGGTIPEISSREHVQNISIIHDLLLKKHNLNEIDYIAYTKEPGLIGTLQVGFLFANALSLSLNKPLIPINHLEGHFFSATITNEVTFPSLCLLVSGGHTQLIYAKNYFETEIIGETLDDAVGEVFDKVSRRLQTGFPGGPAIDKIFNSYSGEYISFTQPHTENKYDFSFSGLKSQVLNYCNTIEMKNMELNKEQIASSFQYTAINYLINKTKSALEEFHVNSLILGGGVSANSYLRNEFRKLHNNVIIPDMKYTTDNGAMIAQVAYLRLTKKG; from the coding sequence ATGAAGATTTTAGGTATTGAAACCAGCCATGATGATACTTCTATAGCAATTTTGGAAGATGGCAAGATTATTGATATGATGACAATTTCTCAGATAGATATTTTTAAGGAATTTGGTGGTACAATTCCTGAAATTTCATCAAGAGAACATGTGCAAAACATTTCAATTATTCATGATTTATTATTAAAAAAACATAATCTTAATGAAATTGACTATATCGCTTACACAAAAGAACCTGGTTTAATTGGAACATTGCAAGTTGGTTTTTTATTTGCTAATGCTTTAAGTCTATCCTTAAATAAACCTTTAATACCAATAAATCACCTTGAAGGACATTTTTTCAGTGCAACAATAACAAATGAAGTTACTTTCCCAAGTCTTTGCCTATTAGTCTCGGGTGGCCATACACAATTAATTTATGCTAAAAATTATTTTGAAACAGAAATAATCGGTGAAACTCTTGATGATGCTGTTGGTGAAGTTTTTGACAAAGTTTCAAGAAGATTGCAAACTGGTTTTCCAGGTGGGCCAGCAATTGATAAGATTTTTAATTCTTATTCAGGTGAATATATTAGCTTTACGCAACCTCACACTGAAAATAAATATGATTTTTCATTTAGTGGATTAAAAAGTCAAGTTTTAAATTATTGCAACACAATAGAAATGAAAAATATGGAGTTAAATAAAGAACAAATCGCTAGTTCATTTCAGTATACCGCAATTAATTATTTAATAAACAAAACTAAGAGTGCACTAGAAGAATTTCATGTAAATTCATTAATTCTGGGTGGTGGTGTCAGTGCGAACTCATATTTAAGAAATGAATTCAGAAAACTTCATAATAATGTCATAATTCCTGATATGAAATATACAACTGATAATGGAGCAATGATTGCTCAAGTAGCTTATTTAAGATTAACAAAGAAGGGGTAA
- the tsaE gene encoding tRNA (adenosine(37)-N6)-threonylcarbamoyltransferase complex ATPase subunit type 1 TsaE produces MLIGQKIRIKSQVELADLAKQILEIKPKIKFVLLSGDLGAGKTTFVKYLASELGIKQNIISPTFNYMKNYNGLIHIDAYNLSGDLDEFEDFFEDNIIAIEWFKNLSVNFQNALIINIKIIDKDTREFQIERI; encoded by the coding sequence ATGTTGATAGGTCAAAAAATAAGAATAAAATCTCAAGTAGAATTGGCAGATTTGGCTAAACAAATTCTTGAAATTAAACCAAAAATTAAGTTTGTTTTACTCAGCGGTGATCTTGGTGCTGGCAAAACTACTTTTGTGAAATATTTAGCATCGGAATTAGGAATAAAACAAAATATCATATCACCAACATTTAACTATATGAAGAATTATAATGGGTTGATTCATATCGATGCATACAATTTAAGTGGTGATTTAGATGAGTTTGAAGATTTTTTTGAAGATAATATAATTGCAATAGAATGATTTAAAAATTTAAGTGTTAATTTTCAAAATGCATTAATAATCAATATCAAGATTATTGATAAAGATACTAGAGAGTTTCAAATTGAAAGGATATAA
- a CDS encoding HAD-IIB family hydrolase, with protein MANIPKIFFVDLDGTLINKKNKKLISDKNLKAVEWINQESKFIITTGRSYCDRKVKRILKMTNSDTAILSSGAQILYKNQLIKESFFAVNEVSKIIEIAKKHKINFALFTSEKEYLITQNRLYKLISSLTQSKRMKSLHIKEINKIDLNKILKITFIVYPFQINKILKKLRYSVTEVNYFSAHYNWVIEITSSRVSKSAQALEICQKLNIDPHDCINFGDSMADEDLSRVLGQSVAMQNGDFEYIKNATFIAPHYKYDGFYHVVSELLNKKEEENN; from the coding sequence TTGGCAAATATACCAAAAATTTTTTTCGTTGACCTTGATGGGACGTTGATAAATAAAAAAAATAAAAAGCTTATTTCGGATAAAAATCTTAAAGCAGTTGAATGAATAAATCAAGAATCAAAATTTATTATAACAACCGGAAGAAGTTATTGTGATAGAAAAGTTAAAAGAATTTTAAAAATGACTAATTCAGACACGGCAATTTTAAGTTCTGGAGCACAAATTCTATATAAAAATCAATTAATTAAGGAATCCTTCTTTGCTGTAAACGAAGTGTCAAAAATTATCGAAATCGCAAAAAAACATAAGATTAATTTTGCTTTATTTACAAGCGAAAAAGAATATTTAATAACACAAAACCGCTTGTATAAATTAATTTCAAGTTTAACACAAAGCAAAAGAATGAAGTCTTTACATATCAAAGAAATCAATAAAATAGACTTAAATAAAATTCTTAAAATTACTTTTATTGTTTATCCATTTCAAATAAATAAAATTCTTAAAAAACTTAGATATTCTGTCACAGAAGTTAATTACTTTTCTGCTCATTATAATTGAGTTATCGAAATAACTTCTTCTAGAGTTTCTAAATCTGCTCAAGCACTTGAAATATGTCAAAAATTGAATATTGATCCACATGATTGTATTAACTTTGGTGACTCTATGGCTGATGAAGATTTATCAAGAGTTTTAGGTCAATCTGTAGCGATGCAAAACGGAGATTTTGAGTACATAAAAAATGCAACTTTTATTGCACCGCACTATAAATATGATGGTTTTTACCATGTTGTTAGTGAATTATTAAATAAAAAGGAGGAAGAAAATAATTAA
- the tuf gene encoding elongation factor Tu, whose amino-acid sequence MAKLDFDRSKEHVNVGTIGHVDHGKTTLTAAIATVLSKKGLSEARDYASIDNAPEERARGITINTSHIEYQTENRHYAHVDCPGHADYVKNMITGAAQMDGAILVVAATDGPMPQTREHILLSKQVGVPRIVVFLNKCDMLEGEDEMIDLVEMEVRSMLSEYGFDGDNAPVIRGSAFQALQGDAKYEDAIMELMAAVDSYIETPIKEFDKPFLMAVEDVFTITGRGTVATGRVERGRLELNQEVEIVGLKPTKKTVVTGIEMFRKNLKEALAGDNAGLLLRGVNREDIERGQVLAKPGSIIPHTEFEAAIYVLKKEEGGRHTPFFKNYKPQFYFRTTDVTGGVEFEAGREMVMPGENVNLKVKLIAPIAVEEGTKFSIREGGRTVGAGSVTKIIK is encoded by the coding sequence ATGGCAAAATTAGATTTCGATCGTAGTAAAGAACACGTTAACGTTGGAACAATCGGGCACGTTGACCACGGTAAAACAACTTTAACAGCTGCTATTGCTACAGTTTTATCTAAAAAAGGATTATCAGAAGCTCGTGATTATGCTTCTATCGATAATGCTCCTGAAGAAAGAGCACGTGGTATTACAATTAATACATCACACATCGAATACCAAACAGAAAACCGTCACTACGCTCACGTAGACTGTCCAGGTCACGCTGACTACGTTAAAAACATGATTACAGGGGCTGCACAAATGGACGGAGCTATCTTAGTTGTTGCTGCAACAGATGGACCTATGCCTCAAACACGTGAACACATTCTTTTATCTAAACAAGTTGGAGTACCTCGTATCGTTGTATTTTTAAACAAATGTGATATGTTAGAAGGTGAAGACGAAATGATCGACCTTGTTGAAATGGAAGTTCGTTCAATGCTTTCAGAATACGGATTCGACGGAGATAACGCTCCAGTTATCCGTGGATCAGCTTTCCAAGCACTTCAAGGTGATGCTAAATATGAAGACGCTATTATGGAATTAATGGCTGCAGTTGACTCATACATTGAAACACCTATTAAAGAATTTGATAAACCATTCTTAATGGCTGTTGAAGACGTTTTCACAATTACAGGACGTGGAACAGTTGCTACAGGACGTGTAGAACGTGGTAGATTAGAATTAAACCAAGAAGTTGAAATCGTTGGATTAAAACCTACTAAAAAAACAGTTGTTACAGGAATTGAAATGTTCCGTAAAAACCTTAAAGAAGCTCTAGCTGGGGACAACGCAGGATTATTACTTCGTGGTGTAAACCGTGAAGATATTGAACGTGGACAAGTTTTAGCAAAACCAGGTTCAATTATTCCTCACACAGAATTCGAAGCTGCTATTTATGTACTTAAAAAAGAAGAAGGTGGACGTCACACACCATTCTTCAAGAACTATAAACCTCAATTCTACTTCCGTACAACAGACGTTACAGGTGGAGTTGAATTTGAAGCTGGACGTGAAATGGTTATGCCAGGGGAAAATGTTAACTTAAAAGTTAAATTAATTGCTCCTATTGCCGTAGAAGAGGGAACAAAATTCTCTATTCGTGAAGGTGGACGTACAGTTGGTGCTGGTTCAGTAACAAAAATTATTAAATAG
- a CDS encoding dihydrofolate reductase, with product MIKAILACDENGVIGNNNKLPWNIKSEMKFFQNNITNHDVLMGKITFLSLKNGLPKAKNLFILSDDLSIKTERKNEKIVTNLSFINSYKKSKKDIFICGGLSIYLQTINFVDEVILSVIDGSYIGDVKIDLSLFNNFVLHKEVRYENFRVKYLVNKKSS from the coding sequence GTGATAAAAGCTATATTGGCATGTGATGAGAATGGTGTAATTGGCAACAATAATAAACTCCCATGAAACATAAAATCGGAGATGAAATTCTTTCAAAATAATATAACAAATCATGATGTTTTAATGGGCAAAATAACATTTCTATCATTAAAAAACGGACTTCCTAAAGCGAAAAATTTATTTATTCTATCTGATGATTTGTCAATAAAAACAGAAAGAAAAAATGAAAAAATAGTAACTAATCTTAGCTTCATAAATTCTTATAAAAAATCAAAAAAAGACATCTTTATTTGTGGTGGTCTTTCAATTTATTTACAGACAATAAATTTTGTTGATGAAGTGATTTTGAGTGTCATTGATGGTTCGTATATTGGGGATGTTAAAATAGATTTAAGTCTTTTTAACAATTTTGTTTTGCATAAAGAAGTTAGATATGAAAATTTTCGTGTGAAATATTTAGTTAATAAAAAAAGTAGTTAG
- the tsaB gene encoding tRNA (adenosine(37)-N6)-threonylcarbamoyltransferase complex dimerization subunit type 1 TsaB, with product MKVYLDTATEDFFVALFDDNYSLVDKIHLENYRKKVSLIPEQFSELLNRNSLQISQINQFITNIGPGFFTGVRSGMVFFRTISMQLNKKFSTISTFEILHEQNKEMKFIYLDAQGDKLYKFNSKLYGQENIKALIEVVEKVENINISKINFEQLSNNFGNYKKYFNNQEPLKQEVLYIKKPQIGVKK from the coding sequence ATGAAAGTATATTTAGACACTGCAACCGAAGATTTTTTTGTAGCACTTTTTGATGATAATTATTCTTTAGTAGATAAAATACATTTAGAAAATTATAGAAAAAAAGTTTCATTAATTCCAGAGCAATTTAGTGAATTATTGAATAGAAATTCTTTACAAATTAGTCAAATTAATCAATTTATCACAAATATTGGACCAGGTTTTTTTACAGGTGTTCGTTCAGGAATGGTTTTTTTTAGAACTATTTCGATGCAGCTTAATAAAAAATTTTCAACAATTTCTACATTTGAAATTTTACATGAACAAAATAAAGAAATGAAATTTATTTATTTAGATGCTCAAGGTGATAAACTATATAAATTCAACTCTAAATTATATGGACAAGAAAATATAAAAGCACTTATTGAAGTTGTAGAAAAAGTGGAAAATATTAATATTAGTAAAATAAATTTTGAACAACTTTCAAACAATTTTGGAAATTATAAAAAATATTTCAACAATCAAGAACCATTAAAACAAGAAGTTTTATACATTAAAAAACCACAAATAGGAGTGAAAAAATAA
- the eno gene encoding phosphopyruvate hydratase, with product MSAITKIHAREVLDSRGNPTVQVIVETELGGYGSAMVPSGASTGSREALELRDKGSKYESNWFGGKGVMLAVDHVNNDIAPELLGMEVTEQRAIDYRMIELDGTETKSKFGANAILGVSLAVARAAADELDLPLYKYLGGFNAHQLPLPMLNVINGGEHASNTLDFQEFMIMPVGAKTFREALQMANMVFHNLAKLLKKAGHGVQVGDEGGFAPNFRSHEEALDFIVEAIKAAGYTPARSGEKAVAIAMDAACSELYENNTYTFKKLKAAIEEKRVGFENLGNVKLSYTSDEMISYLGALIDKYPIISIEDGFAESDWEGFKKFTSEYGDRVQIVGDDLTVTNVKILERAIKEKSMNAILIKLNQIGTVTETFEAIQMAQKANMTAVVSHRSGETEDSTIADVAVAMNTGQIKTGSLSRTDRIAKYNRLLAIEEELGSVSQFLGSETFYNLKK from the coding sequence ATGTCAGCAATTACAAAAATTCATGCTCGTGAAGTTTTAGACTCACGTGGTAATCCTACTGTTCAAGTTATCGTTGAAACTGAATTAGGTGGATACGGTTCAGCAATGGTTCCTTCTGGAGCTTCAACAGGTTCAAGAGAAGCATTAGAATTAAGGGATAAAGGTTCAAAATATGAATCAAATTGATTTGGTGGTAAAGGAGTTATGTTAGCTGTTGATCACGTTAACAACGATATTGCTCCAGAACTTTTAGGAATGGAAGTTACAGAACAACGTGCAATCGACTACAGAATGATCGAATTAGACGGAACTGAAACTAAATCAAAATTTGGAGCTAACGCTATTTTAGGTGTATCTTTAGCAGTTGCTAGAGCTGCAGCAGATGAATTAGATTTACCTTTATACAAATATTTAGGTGGATTTAATGCACACCAATTACCTTTACCAATGTTAAATGTTATTAATGGTGGTGAACACGCATCAAACACATTAGATTTCCAAGAATTCATGATTATGCCAGTTGGAGCTAAAACATTTAGAGAAGCTTTACAAATGGCAAACATGGTATTCCACAACTTAGCTAAATTATTAAAGAAAGCTGGACATGGTGTTCAAGTTGGTGATGAAGGTGGATTTGCTCCAAACTTCAGATCACATGAAGAAGCTTTAGACTTCATTGTTGAAGCTATTAAAGCAGCTGGATATACACCAGCTCGTTCAGGTGAAAAAGCAGTTGCTATTGCAATGGATGCTGCATGTAGTGAATTATATGAAAACAATACATATACATTCAAAAAATTAAAAGCAGCTATTGAGGAAAAACGTGTTGGTTTTGAAAATTTAGGAAATGTTAAATTAAGTTACACAAGTGATGAAATGATCTCATACTTAGGAGCATTAATTGACAAATACCCAATCATTTCAATTGAAGACGGTTTTGCAGAAAGTGACTGAGAAGGATTTAAAAAATTCACTTCTGAATACGGAGATAGAGTTCAAATCGTTGGTGATGACTTAACAGTTACAAACGTAAAAATCTTAGAACGTGCTATTAAAGAAAAATCAATGAACGCTATTTTAATTAAATTAAATCAAATTGGAACAGTTACTGAAACTTTTGAAGCTATTCAAATGGCTCAAAAAGCAAATATGACAGCAGTTGTTTCACACCGTTCAGGTGAAACAGAAGATTCAACAATTGCTGATGTAGCTGTTGCTATGAACACAGGTCAAATTAAAACTGGTTCATTATCACGTACAGACCGTATTGCAAAATACAACCGTTTATTAGCTATTGAAGAAGAATTAGGATCAGTAAGCCAATTCTTAGGTAGTGAAACATTCTACAACCTTAAAAAATAA